A segment of the Leptolyngbya sp. NIES-3755 genome:
CGCGTTTGTGATGGGCAACCGTATAGTTTTTTGCTGGAATCGGTTGAGGGCGGAGAAACAGTCGGACGATATAGCTTTTTAGGATGCGATCCGCTGTGGACTCTCGAAGCAAGAGGCGATCGTACAACTCAAACGCAGCGTGACGGAACTGAGAAAGTCTTTGAGGGCGATCCGTTTGCAGCTTTGTCCGAATGTTTAGCGCCGTATCATCCCGTAAAACTGCCAGAATTGCCGCCTGGAATCGGTGGACTGTTTGGGTTTTGGGGATATGAGCTAATTAAATGGATCGAGCCGCGTGTCCCGATTCACGAGGCAACAGAAGACGATTTGCCGGATGGACTGTGGATGCAAATCGATCAGGTGTTGATCTTTGATCAGGTGAAGCGGAAAATTTGGGCGATCGCTTATGCTGATTTGCGCGATCCGAATACCAATCTAGAAGCGGCTTACCAACAAGCTTGCGATCGCGTCACTCAATTAGTGAATAAACTCCAATCTCCACTGCCTGAAAAAACGCGATTGTTATCTTGGCAGCCGAATAACAGTTCGTCGATCGCTTGGACAAGTAATACGAAGAAAGAAGACTACTGTAAGAATGTTGAAACTGCGAAAGCTCACATCAAAGCGGGTGACATCTTCCAGGTCGTGATTTCTCAGCAGTTGAATTCGGAATTTGTGGGAGAACCGTTTGCATTGTATCGATCGCTGAGATTGATCAATCCTTCACCGTACATGGCGTATTTCCACTTCAACAATTGGCAAATCATCGGATCGAGTCCAGAAGTTTTAGTCAAAGCAGAACGACTGAATCCGACAGAGCCAAAAATTGCCACGGTTCGCCCGATCGCTGGAACTCGCAAACGTGGAAAAACTCATGCGGAAGATCTCGCTTTAGAACAAGACTTGCTGAATGATCCAAAAGAAGTGGCAGAACACGTCATGTTAGTTGACTTAGGACGCAACGATTTAGGGCGCGTTTGCATCAATGGAACTGTAAAAGTCGATGAACTAATGGTGATCGAACGTTACTCTCACGTGATGCACATTGTGAGTAATGTTGTCGGACAGCTATCACCCGATAAAACCGCTTGGGACTTGCTCAAAGCAGGATTTCCAGCGGGAACAGTGAGCGGTGCACCCAAGATTCGAGCGATGGAAATTGTTCACGATCTCGAACCTTGTCGGCGCGGCGTTTATTCTGGTGCTTACGGATACTATGACTTTGAAGGGCAATTGAATAGCGCGATCGCGATTCGTACAATGGTTGTCCGCGATCAAGGCAATGGAAAACATCGCGTTCAAGTGCAGGCGGGTGCAGGATTAGTTGCAGATTCTGTGCCAGAGAGTGAATATCAGGAAACGCTGAATAAAGCGCGAGGATTGCTGGAAGCGATTCGATGTTTGCAGAGTTAATGAGGATCTGTCGCTGCGATTGAGTCCGCCCGGAGATAAACGCGCCGAGCGGAATCGCGGACGAACCCACACACCAAAATCCACAAACTTAATCTATCCTCCTACCCTGCTCCAAACTCCACTTCAGAGCAGGCACGATCGCTCTACAAATTCCGCTGGAACTCCTCCAACGTATCGATCAAATTCACCTGACACTGCATCGGCAACAAATCGAGCAGAGGAACTTCGCGCTTCCCACCACCCAACTTCACCGGAATGCCCTGCACAACTTTCAGAACTTCGTCTTCCTGAATCGTTTTGCCACTCGAAACTAACGGAAACAGACGCTCAGCCAACACCGTATGCAGATGAGCATCATTGAGATAGAGATGCCATTTTGCGACATCAATATAAACCGATTCCCCGATCTCCGCCGCCAAAGCCTCGATCGCTTCTGAAGTACTAGAGGTAGCCATAACTGTATTTAAGGGTTCAATGATTAAACCGTACTCATTCTAGGATGACGAAAACTCCTACCTCTTGGTTGATTTTGATGGTTTTTCTTTCGGTTTGAATCCGGTGGCTTTTGCAGGGGTCGCAGCAACAGGTTCAGAATAGTCCGCGATCGCAAAAATATAAATCGCATGAGCCATCAAGACCGCGAGCCATCCACCCGTGACCCAGATCGACCAATCCCAATCCGCTTTTTGCAGGATGCGGAAAAACCAGATCCCCGAATTACTCGCAGCAAACAGAGCGACATGAGTAGCGAAAGTCATTCGATCGTCGAGTTTGCGAAAGTCTGCATCTTTACGATCGGGAATTCGAGACCAACGAGGAGGCATAAGTACTAAGAGAAATAGACGAACTTCTTCATTGTGCCATCCTCAGCGACTCGTCGCATTCTACGACGGGAGTTTATGTGTATCATTTATTCTCTTCTAAGTTTGCTAGGATATACATCGCCACTTTATTTATCTATAGTTTTCAAAATAATTAACAGGGGAAGAACAACTATGGTTTCTCAACCAAGTTCACTTGATTCGCCTGCGATTCATGTGCTTTTAGTCGAAGACAATCCAGATGATGCTGTTTTAATTCGCAGAACGTTCTTACGTGCAGGACGAGATCATTGGAAACTCGCACAGGTTGAACGATTAGAGGAAGCAATCTCAATCTGCAAAGAATACAAAGCGCAGGCAGGTCAAAACTTTGATGTGATTTTGCTCGATTTGCGTTTGCCAGATTCTTCTGGATTAGAAACGGTGCTGAAATTTCGTCGGGCAATTCCGGATATTCCAATCGTGGTGGTGACTGCGATCGACGATGACGATCTGGCACTGGCATCGATTCGAGCAGGAGTTCAGGATTATTTGAGCAAAGAAGATATTACGATTCAACAATTACTCCGATCGGTCCGATTCGCGATCGAGCGGAGTGCTGCTTTGACCCAAACTTAGACCAAATCCGATTCTTCCTCCAAAGTTTTTCACAATTGGCATTTATTATCGGGAGTGAATTGCTCTATTGCGATGGTGATTCTCAACAATGAATGCTCAACGCTTGACTTTTGAAGATATCTATCGGTTTTTCCAAACCCCCCAACCGATTTTTCTCAATCAAGAACTGACGGTGTGTTATCTGATGTCGATTCTGGTCGAGTCAGAATCTTACGGGACAGAACTGGTGCAGAATCTGAGACAGAACTATCCGAACTATCGGCTGTCAGATACGATCTTGCAGAGTTCGCTGCGGTTCTTGGAGAAGCAAAACATTATTACGAGCTATTGGAAAAAACCAGAAAAGCGAGGTCGTCCGCGTCGAATGTATCAGCTTTGTCCAGAAGCGCGATCGAGAGCGGAGGAGTTTGCCCAATTCTGGCGCGATTATGTCCAAACTAATCCGATTCACCGCTTGACTTCTGAACCGAGTCCAGTGGCATAACACACCAAAAGCCCCTCCGATCTAGTTCGCGATCGAAGGGGCTTTTTAGCGATCTAGAACGGGTTAACCGCCAACGAAGAGTTGAGTCGCAAGTTCAGATCCGATTGATTCACGGAAAGAACCTGGTTGCGGTTACGTCCAAGCAGCAAGCCACCTAAAGCGCCCACGCCTGTTCCGATCAAGACACGACCCAAGGTGATCCGACGATTTCCAGTGACACCGGAAATAATCGCGGCTGCACCTGACCCGATCGCGGCTCCTTTGAGAATGGCATCAGTGCTGACACCCCGACGAATTTCCTCAGTCCGACTCACAACATCGGTTTGAGCATCGATCGCGAGTTGCTGTCCATTGCTCAAAATCAGCGATTCCGCCACAAAGCGAGTTCCACCATTCGTAGGCTCGAATGCACCCTTCACTTGAGTACCTGCGGGAATCAAGAGTCTACCGTTCGAGGTGCGGATGTTGTTGGGAACGGTGAGCGTGATCGGAAGCCGTTCGTTTGGAGCGACGACGATTTTCTCAGCATCCCGATACGCCAATCGAAGGGTCGTTCCAGCCGGAATTCGGACGGCTCCAGTGGTTTGAGTCGGTTGAGAGGGGAAAAGCTGCGCGAGTTGCATCGGAGCGGGAGCCGCAAGTGCCTCTTTTGCAAATACGATCGGTGCAGCTCCGGTAGCGGTGACACCCAGAGTTAAGGCAAGCGCAGTCCCAGACTGTAGCTTTTTCAGGTTGAACATCATGGTTTCCTTCCAAGTCGGAAATTTAGCGGCGACAGCTTTCATGACTTGCCGATTGGAAGGAAGGTTCCTCAAATTTAGCCAGTAACGATTTTTGGCACTTTGAAGAATTCGCCATCTCGATCGGGTGCGCCTTCTAAGATCGATTCCCGATTTGAATAGGGTTGATGATGATCGGGACGCACGACGTTACTGACATCGATCGCACGAGTAGTCGGCTGAACTTCACTCACGTCTAACTCACTCAACTGATCAAAGTAGTCGAGAATATTGTTTAGCTGCGTGGTGAACTGCTCCTCTTCTTCGGGAGTGAGTTGCAGTCGGGCAAGATGCGCCACTTTTTGCACTTGTTCGCGATCGATCATGAGACTGTTCCAATAAACCGCTTAGAAGTATACATCGATGTTCGATCGACCTGTCGTTTTTAACCAGTTCTGAGCTTCGATGTAGTTGTTTGGAGCTTGCAGAATTGCCCGTTTCCAATAGTCTGCGGCTTGATCGAACAGTTTTTCGGCTTCGTCGTCTTTTCCTTCTTCTTTCGCTTTTTCGCCCAAATAGTGATGAATCACCGCGATGTTGTTTAAGGCTTGCGGCAGACGAGGATTTTCTTCTAGAGCTTCTTCATAGAGACCTAACGCTTTTTGATGCTCGCCGTTGCTGGCATAGATCAAGCCCATATTGTAGAGGATGTAACTACGATCGTTGGAATCTTCTTCGAGTTTGAGCGCTTCTTCGTAGTTCTCTAGTGCTTCTGCGTATTCACCGTCTGCCTGGGCTGACATTCCATCTCGATAATAGGCAAAGGCTTCCTTCTCCTTACGAGAGGCGGGGAAAACCTTCAGAATAATGTCTGCCATCACAGTAAAACTTTTATCGATGAAGTTGTCGTTGCGTTGAGA
Coding sequences within it:
- a CDS encoding anthranilate synthase, component I (similar to AA sequence:cyanobase_aa:LBDG_32790): MIFPDFSQFTELAQQGNFVPVYQEWVADLDTPVSAWYRVCDGQPYSFLLESVEGGETVGRYSFLGCDPLWTLEARGDRTTQTQRDGTEKVFEGDPFAALSECLAPYHPVKLPELPPGIGGLFGFWGYELIKWIEPRVPIHEATEDDLPDGLWMQIDQVLIFDQVKRKIWAIAYADLRDPNTNLEAAYQQACDRVTQLVNKLQSPLPEKTRLLSWQPNNSSSIAWTSNTKKEDYCKNVETAKAHIKAGDIFQVVISQQLNSEFVGEPFALYRSLRLINPSPYMAYFHFNNWQIIGSSPEVLVKAERLNPTEPKIATVRPIAGTRKRGKTHAEDLALEQDLLNDPKEVAEHVMLVDLGRNDLGRVCINGTVKVDELMVIERYSHVMHIVSNVVGQLSPDKTAWDLLKAGFPAGTVSGAPKIRAMEIVHDLEPCRRGVYSGAYGYYDFEGQLNSAIAIRTMVVRDQGNGKHRVQVQAGAGLVADSVPESEYQETLNKARGLLEAIRCLQS
- a CDS encoding hypothetical protein (hypothetical protein MC7420_6895;~similar to AA sequence:cyanobase_aa:LBDG_47180); translated protein: MATSSTSEAIEALAAEIGESVYIDVAKWHLYLNDAHLHTVLAERLFPLVSSGKTIQEDEVLKVVQGIPVKLGGGKREVPLLDLLPMQCQVNLIDTLEEFQRNL
- a CDS encoding hypothetical protein (hypothetical protein MC7420_6912;~similar to AA sequence:cyanobase_aa:LBDG_47190) is translated as MPPRWSRIPDRKDADFRKLDDRMTFATHVALFAASNSGIWFFRILQKADWDWSIWVTGGWLAVLMAHAIYIFAIADYSEPVAATPAKATGFKPKEKPSKSTKR
- a CDS encoding PAS/PAC sensor hybrid histidine kinase (similar to AA sequence:cyanobase_aa:Ava_4343) encodes the protein MVSQPSSLDSPAIHVLLVEDNPDDAVLIRRTFLRAGRDHWKLAQVERLEEAISICKEYKAQAGQNFDVILLDLRLPDSSGLETVLKFRRAIPDIPIVVVTAIDDDDLALASIRAGVQDYLSKEDITIQQLLRSVRFAIERSAALTQT
- a CDS encoding PadR family transcriptional regulator (similar to AA sequence:cyanobase_aa:LBDG_07970); translated protein: MNAQRLTFEDIYRFFQTPQPIFLNQELTVCYLMSILVESESYGTELVQNLRQNYPNYRLSDTILQSSLRFLEKQNIITSYWKKPEKRGRPRRMYQLCPEARSRAEEFAQFWRDYVQTNPIHRLTSEPSPVA
- a CDS encoding S-layer protein (similar to AA sequence:cyanobase_aa:LBDG_02340) translates to MKAVAAKFPTWKETMMFNLKKLQSGTALALTLGVTATGAAPIVFAKEALAAPAPMQLAQLFPSQPTQTTGAVRIPAGTTLRLAYRDAEKIVVAPNERLPITLTVPNNIRTSNGRLLIPAGTQVKGAFEPTNGGTRFVAESLILSNGQQLAIDAQTDVVSRTEEIRRGVSTDAILKGAAIGSGAAAIISGVTGNRRITLGRVLIGTGVGALGGLLLGRNRNQVLSVNQSDLNLRLNSSLAVNPF
- a CDS encoding aspartyl/glutamyl-tRNA(Asn/Gln) amidotransferase subunit C (similar to AA sequence:cyanobase_aa:LBDG_19230), with the translated sequence MIDREQVQKVAHLARLQLTPEEEEQFTTQLNNILDYFDQLSELDVSEVQPTTRAIDVSNVVRPDHHQPYSNRESILEGAPDRDGEFFKVPKIVTG
- a CDS encoding TPR repeat protein (similar to AA sequence:cyanobase_aa:LBDG_19240); protein product: MPRSQRNDNFIDKSFTVMADIILKVFPASRKEKEAFAYYRDGMSAQADGEYAEALENYEEALKLEEDSNDRSYILYNMGLIYASNGEHQKALGLYEEALEENPRLPQALNNIAVIHHYLGEKAKEEGKDDEAEKLFDQAADYWKRAILQAPNNYIEAQNWLKTTGRSNIDVYF